The genomic DNA CACTAGCTATGAGACACGACATTTTTTTTTAACAATTGGGGTGGGGGGGAGATCCCAACCTACTTCATTCCATTGATCGAATGTAACACAGCCCAATACAAAACATAATCTTGACATTCCAGAATGAGATTACATGAGCTCTCATATACAGCGAGAGAAAGGATTGAGAAACAGAGAACAACATAAAGAGTGCATTCTTCAAAATAGGTGCTAGTAACCTTGGTGCTACGAGTCACGACGCCGAGACGTGCTACATTGGAGCCCTCAGAGTCCAAAGATAGAAggtgaatatttttttaaataaagactaaattgcaaaaaaataACCATCAAATTCAAATATGTTTGAAACTTCAATCACTGGCTTGAAGTAGATCGGTTCACAGCTACCAAATCTGGGCAAACCTCCTCCTTCTTTTTCCTCTGTTCTTTCTAGTTGTGTGTTGTATGTGTGTTCTGCTATCCTCCCCTTCTCAAATAACGACCAGAGCAGGAAGTGAGAGGAGTTAGGGGTTTTTTTGTGCTTTATACTTCCTTTTAGGAATATCCGTAACTGTTGGATGAAACATCACATCAACGATTTATAAGTCTTGGATTTGTGAGCTGTTTTCATAAATTTGCTGGGCTCCAAATTATCCTTTATGTGGAGCGACAGCCCAACACTGAAACCATAAGATACTTCAGAAGGCAAATAGAGCTGTTTATTTATATCTAGTAGTTGAAATTGAACGCGCGGAAACGCTTGGGCCGTGGGCTCTGTCGGTCTGTCAGGTGGCGCTATGGGCCAGATGTTACAGCGTGGCACCGAAAAACTAGCGCTCCGTCAGGCTAAAAAACGGGCGCGCCGTCCCTGTGCGCAATGCAACCAACCACCACAGTTAAACAATCATCTGAAGATTTGAAAATTGAGCTCGTGAAACAAAATTAACGTGAAAATTGGCACGTCCTTGCAACGATGGGGTAGGTACATGTTCTTCCTATCAAAAACTGAATTTGAGTGTTTGACTACTACAACTCGGTGGATGCAAATCGCCTCGTCCCTACAAGGATCGGTGGATATCGGGGTGCATTTGACTACTACAACTCGAAGTTGACGTGCAAATAATTTTGTGCTCTCCAATATTTTAGGTTGTTGtttctttatctaaaaaatgATCTAGGACttggtttagatgcaaaattcaaaattccaaaactattcaAATGTGTGCtgcatatgcatggagtattaaatctagatgaaataaaaaactaacaGCATAGTTTgataaattacgagacgaatttaatgagcgtaaaattgctacagtaactgatAAAGCAAATATGTGCACATGGAgtattaattagtcttaataaatttgtctcgtaatttacagatgagttctgtaattagttttataattagtttatatttaatacgTCAAATATGAAAAGATTCCCTCAAAAAACTTTACAtggtgcatctaaacaaggcctaggtTGTTTGAAAGTCGCTTGCGTGGGAATATGCGTATCCATACCATCAGCGATGCTTCCTAAATCTGTTCTATAAAGAGCTCCAAGTCAATGCCTCTTCTGTCAATGCGATGAAAGCGGCCTCGTAATTAATCCTTCAATTGGATTAGTCATCGTGAACCAATAAGAACGAAACCACACCGGTGGTTGGGAGCCGTCGGGCACGGCCGACTGGCCGAGAGGGCTCTCTCTCATCGCCTCTCTGAGAGGAAGTTTTAGAGAAATGGTTGATGACGGACTAGATGCTTATCTCTGTCATGCATATCGATTAACAAACTGATGGTCACCTGGTTCAAACTCTTTCCTCGAAGGCCAGTGGTCACATGCATGTGCCGTCTCCCAGCACGAAATTTAAGTTTGCTCTCAAGGTTCAAGGTGTTCGTACTACAAAAGCATCGTGGCGCGTGGATCAGGAGGCATAATAGACACGGATCACATCAGCTGATCGGTGTATAAATAGGGCAGCTAGCTGTTGAGGTGACAACAGGAGAGTCCCTTTGCAACACacaagagaagagagagggcgAGCAAGCAAGGCCCAAGCCTAGGACGATGGCCGCGCTCATGCTTCTtcgcgtcctcctcgtcgcggtggcggcgagggctCCTGCCGCTCAGGCATGGGGCAAGGAGGGGCACTACATGGTGTGCAAGATCACCGAGGTTTCTGAATGATCGAGCTGGCCCAAGTCAAACACTTGTTGGTTTGTTACTTCGCTTCGTCGTCAGCTTCGTTCTGGAACCTGACCCGCACCCGCCTGTCCTGCAGAGCTTTCTGTCGGAACAGGCCaagacggcggtgaagggcctgctgccggggtgggccggcggcgacctcgcgGAGACGTGCTCGTGGGCGGACAGGCAGCGTTTCCGGTACCGGTGGTCCAGCCCCCTCCACTTCGCTGACAATCCGGGGGACTGCAAGTTCGACTACGCCAGTAAGCCCCTCCCGGACTCCGATCAACATTGTTCCATGCAATCTTGCTGTTTCAGAATTCAGAGTGTCTGATCGGATCAGATCGTCTCTTGTTTTACCATGTCGCGAGCCGCGACCCAACTTTGCTTCAGGCAAAACATTGACGCGAACAACTATACTTAGCTAGAGGTCGATCGCTTTGGAAACATTGACCCAACGTCGCTGCCATGCCTCATGCGTACGTTTACTCGACACAGAAGCAACCGGCGTCTGCCAAGTGGTTGGGCCAATGGAGTTCAGGGTTCAGACGAAAAAGGCGTGGAAGAAGTTCTCATGTCTGAAGGATCACAAGGGAATATATCTATGATTCTGCCTGCTAAATGCTCGCGACCTGCCTGACAatcttgagaggatgcgtcgGAGCATAGGTCTCCTTGCTTAGTTGCTTGTTTGGTTGGGCAAGCAAGTTAGGCTCTCGCCATCGTCACCTCCACATATGGCAGGCATAACCAAGTCCCTGCCTGCTCCTGCTAGATGTTTGCTTGATATTGATAGGAGTAATGATATACTACTGTTTAAGTTGCAATGAAGGCATGCAGGTCTCGTGTAGTAATAGTTTTCAaacctttttttctctctttaagTACAGAAAACAAGAATAAACCAAAGGTAGCTGAAGATGTCAGTACAAAGTGTAACCTGAAGTTCAGAGCTTATcctactagtctatcaacccgtgctcggACTAATCAAAATTAATATAAAGTTAAATCTTATAACTTGTTGCATTAGATTTCATTTTATATCACACCTtcatgtgtgtttgatatacATTTAATTGAACTACttatttgtgaattggtattcttatctcttctatcacacatgaatacatggtgacacatatcgtggataatattttttatataaacaatacaTAAATTATATACCAATAATGATGGATATATTAATTTAGAAtttatattggtgcattttaatactttgttataattatataatttagattcggatttaggggttattttaacttttaatttaacataattggataatttatatgcaaatttaggggttatttgcattattttttataatggcatatttgagtaatttacacaaaaattagagggttactttagatttttaataatggcagaggtgggtaatttagatacatatttaggaggttaatttagtctattttcataatgacagaTGTGGGTactttattaggaaagataatatATCCAATAACTATTATGAtcagagttgttggattgatgaccagatatttttaattttgtgagaatttctgaaatttctttttttaaagtatccacctaggatcctaggtagTTTCATATGAAGTCTTCAAAGaaacctccaattagtaatagtaagatggtTGATACTTTTGAGCAGGGGACTGCCACAACACGAAAGGAGAGAAGGACATGTGCGTGGTTGGAGCAATCAACAACTACACCGCGGCGCTGAAGGACTCATCAAGTCCATGTAAGCATCGATCATATGTTAACAGCCatagtttttttagataaaggaacaTTTTAATATAGCGGCCTCTACATCAGTGTGAAATATCATATATTAACATCCATAGCTACCTGCAGCCTAACATAGTACTCCTACCATGCATCTTGCGTGAGTTGACCTCGAGGACACACCGCACCTAACACCCTTTGCATGAACCACGCCATCAGATGATCCGACCGAGAGCTTGATGTTTCTTGCACACTTCGTCGGCGATGTCCACCAGCCGCTCCACTGCGGCAACGCCGACGATCTCGGCGGCAACACCATCATCGTCCGCTGGTACAGAAGGAAGAGAAACCTGCACCATGTACGCTACCTTCTTGACGAAGAGAGTAAATGAATAACATCGACCCACTGCTTTAAGTTTACATGTTCTGACATCTAGCAACTTGTATTGTTTCAGGTGTGGGATGTGAACGTGATTCAGACAGCCATGAAGGATTTCTACGGCAACGATCTAAGCACCATGATACAGGCCATCCAGCAGAACATCACTGTAAGTACAAGTGCATCCATCACTTGCTTTTGCCTTGTTACTTGTTAGCACTGGTGGGAAGCGGTGTTTGATTGGGTTCTCGTGGTTCAGGGGGAGTGGGCTAACGAAGAGAAACAGTGGGAGACGTGCCGTAGCCGGACAAAGACTTGTGCTGACAAGTAAACTCGTGATACTACCTCAGAAGAAAACTCAAAGTCTTCACTCTTCAGAGACTAACTGATGACAACAAAATAATGCAGGTACGCTGAAGAGAGCGCAAAGCTGGCCTGCAAGGCGTACGAGGGTGTTGAACAGGGCTCCACCTTAAAAGGTAGGTTCTCATTACTACATGGAGTTAAGTTTGTGATGCTAATGATTTGCTTATAACTCGATTCGGAAGAGAAGAGATGTTGATAACTGAATATGTGATCCTCTTGAAACTGAACTGCAGATGACTATTTCTTCTCTGCGCTGCCGGTGGTTCAGAAGAGGATTGCCCAAGGAGGTGTGAGGCTTGCTGCAATACTCAACAATATATTCGGTGGGAACAGCAAGCTACAGAGCATCTGATCAAGTAGAAATTAAACAATAGGAAGTGTGGAGGAATTGGTCTGCATTCTGAATTAGAATGATTGTCTTGTTTGACAATGTAACTTTAGTGATCAGATCGCGACCACGACTATATGTACGTATTTTATATTTGTCAGAGTAGCTCATGATTTGTTACAGAATTGATGAAGCGCTCGTACGTAATGCTCAAGTCAAGTGTGCAATAGGTGGTGTATTCACCTGTGTAGTGTATCCCTGTATCTGTATCTGTATCTGTGTCTTTAAGCTTGATGTAAGAAGAAATGTAACTAAATGAATAGACGAATTTGTGGATGCATGGATTATCTGAGAACATTAAACTTTACAAACTGTTAATCTGTTATGCATAGATGGTACTGTCACTGTGAATTGTTAAATCATACCAGTTAGGCAGTtaccttagagcaactccaagagttttctaaaaaattctTCCCCAAAACTACATATTGGGGGCTTTGCTAAAAAATTGTTTCCCCAAAATCATATCATCTCACAGCAGATCCCTAATAATAAATTTCCCAATACTTTAAAACTTACCACGTCAGCACAATGCATGCCTGGCCCCCTGACCTCGGCCGTCAGCCCGTCCCCATCCCCTTCAGCTAGCCCGCCGGAGTGTTTTCCTGCCTTCTTCTACAACGCCGGCCAACGCGCCGTGCCCAGCCTCCACGGCCTGCCAGAGTGGGTCCTTTTCCAGCATCGACGGGCTGCTAGTCaccggcgcccggcggccgcATGTTTCGACAACCAGTGAAGAACTCGATTTTTGTGCTCGATTGTCCAAAATACTTACCGGAGTAGGGTGCCCACCTAGCAGCTCCAGCGGCCGCTTGGAGCTCGGGCTGTCGGACATGAGCTTGTTCGACAGGCTGGTGCCGCCGAAGAGTcatccggcggcggctcggacGGGCGCGTCACGCTGGTGGTGGCCTGTCGTCGTCGACCTTCCTCGTGGCCGGCGCGCGCAACCGAAGGAGTAATCTGCGGAGCGGTAGATGGCCGAGCAAGCGATTGGGGGAAGGCCAACCACGCGCAAATCTGCGGGGTGGTGGAGGTTGGATTCGCGTTCACGTATTTTTTCGGAGCGGATAGGTAAGCTGTTGGAGGTTGGTTTTTTTAGTTTTTCTCCCCAAACAAGGTATGCGGGTTAATATGAGGGAGcttttggagttgctctaaccaCCGCTACATAGAAATGTGTTATGCATAGAAATGTGTTACTAGAAATTCATGATCTACCCTAACCAGCAGCTGCCTGTGAAGATACTTGTACTTCCTGTGCTTGAGTTCATCCTTCGCGGCAGCACGTAGTGGCGAATCTAGTTTTTCTAGTTAGGGTGGTCCACCAGAATACATAAAGTTGAGTGTTGcttaatctattatcttaatactatagtgttaaaagaagccatcaCATTCGCCGAGATGGTctaaaaattcccacgttaatctaaaaaagaaaaatttgcaCCGTTAGATTTTATGAAGTTCTAACAGTCTAAACTacctcatagagtccataccaAATACAATCTAGACTTACTCCtcaaagagtccatatcaaatatgaCTAAAATGTAGACAATTGGAAATTTAAAAAGAAGTAAATTAGTATCTCATATCATAGTAGTATGCGAAGCTTATTTATGGTACGGACtaatttatataattttattCTTCTACAAGCGACGTGTGTAATCTACCTTTTCTTAGTGTAAACCATATCGAAGACATGTTAATAGCATTTGTGTAGAGAAGGATATGGACTTCAAGTCTTCAACCACGTATGCTTCTCTTTTACAAGCTAATTTATTTGATCTTATCCTCCggctataaaaaatattttataaaaaaagtaCAAACATAGATGAAGAGATATACTCACCCATAATTACTTGTATGAATGCGTGCTTGACATTACCCTACGTGCACCTTGGAGAGACTGAGCCGATAGATCTTGAGATTAAGAGAAGTTACTATAGGAGACTTGTTGTCAAGAGTCACGTCACCTACTCGAAAGAATATCATCACTAATACCTAacataaatttagaaaaagacAAGCATCCATGCTATGCGTTGGGTGATTTGGCTCTCTAGGAATGATGTTGCTTTTAACAAATGTCAACCAAATACTTTTTTGCAGGTTTTATTCAGGAAACGCATTGGCTACGCCATTGGGCGCAGTTGCAGCACAGGGAGGAACAAAAGGAGAGTTTGATTCAGACATGTCGTTTGCTGGAGATGTTGGCTCTTCGTTTCTTCGCATCCCATGGATGGCCTTTTAGTTTACGGATTGGCTTTCAATCATAATGTTGTATGCTCTAAACTTATTGTGAGAACGTGGTGTGGTTGCTACTGCGTGTAATAAGGTTGGTCTGATACCCCCTCGATGAGGAGGGTGAAGCCTGATATTcttttccattatctaaaaaagcATCCATGCTGAGTCAAAAACTTGAACCAAGTGGACAAGTTCACCCAACAAACCTGACAAACTAGCTAAGTTCATAAAAAGAGTAGCATCATGTATCTTCCTTTTTTTATCCTTATTATATCACTGGCCACCTTCAATGCTTTCCCGTTTGCAAGCACAAGAGGAACGACGTGACATGATATTATTGGAAGTAGCTAGCAGATTTGTAGATTAAAGATGACAAAGTCACAATGTAACTATGGTCAACGCGAAGCCTCAGTGTTAAAATAAGTCACTATGTTCGCCAAGAGGGTATAAATATTCTTAATTAATCTCTAAAAAGAGAAACgttagattttatgaagatctaatggtCTAAACTAACTCATAGAATCCGTATCAAATACAATTAATAATTAAGAGCCCTTGCTTAATACAATTAGTAACTAGCTAAATTTGGTATTCCAAAAAATTAGGACTTGATCAAAGAGTACATGATGAATACAATTAGAATAactaaattaaaaatgaaaaagaaaaattagccCATGATAAAACAATACATattgaatatgattatataacGGTCTACACTAACTAAAGAGTCTATATCAAATACAGTTAATAACTAGCATAGTGCTCATGCGTTGCTATGGGTAATATAATAGGCCTACGTAATACCATCAGCTTTATTCATATACAGGCCACGTCGTGATTGAACCAGACATTGACTGTCTGTTTTGGGTTCCAATTGGTTCCAATTGATTTGTCCGGGTTCCGATACAATTCCAATTGACGGATAAAGAAAACAttacttgctttagaaatagtagaaaataacaaattttagaattaaaaatgaagaaaaatagGATATGACCAAAAAGTCCATACCGAGTATAATtagtaaatagataaatttGGAATTATAGAAATAGGGAAACTCAAGAGTCAATATCAAAtacaattaataaatagcttattttggaattaaaagattaagaaaagtAGGATATGGCCAAGGAGTCCACGCCAAGTACGATTAGCAAATAGATAAATTTGAAATGGGCTATTGATCTGTGTTTAAAATTGCATTGAAAAATTAAAGATTAGAAAACAATTAATTTTTGCAAAGTATAATTAGGTGACAAGTAGACACTAGATGTGTCTCGTCGCAACCTCATTAAATAGTGAAATGAAATTGTTGAAGATGAGAATTGAATGTATTATGCTACTTTTaaaacaacaaacaaactcATAACTtatattatagaagatgcagtcATACATAGAGGCACCCCAAAGAGGAGCCAATTACAAATCTGGTCAAGTGGCCAGACAGACACAAACACCTCCACGTATCACAAAAGCGCTAACTCGAGTGAATCCAAGCGCAAGCTACAAAACACTGTCAACACTGGCTTGAAGCTCGCCAGCGAAGGCTACCCGAGGCGCAGTGGCATCCAAAGGGGCCCATAATGATGCTTGGAGCCAGTGCGGGAAAGCCTGCCCGGAGgtttgaagaggaagaaaatCCCGTTGATGAAGACCAATGCCTCCGAGCTCCGACCCAAGGATGGAGGTGAAAACAGCGCCAATGAGTAAGCAGAGTCCTCAAATCCTGGAGAAGGCTTGCAACACAACATAAGGTAGAGATCCACGGGGACCAGGAGAGA from Panicum virgatum strain AP13 chromosome 7N, P.virgatum_v5, whole genome shotgun sequence includes the following:
- the LOC120683023 gene encoding endonuclease 2-like, encoding MAALMLLRVLLVAVAARAPAAQAWGKEGHYMVCKITESFLSEQAKTAVKGLLPGWAGGDLAETCSWADRQRFRYRWSSPLHFADNPGDCKFDYARDCHNTKGEKDMCVVGAINNYTAALKDSSSPYDPTESLMFLAHFVGDVHQPLHCGNADDLGGNTIIVRWYRRKRNLHHVWDVNVIQTAMKDFYGNDLSTMIQAIQQNITGEWANEEKQWETCRSRTKTCADKYAEESAKLACKAYEGVEQGSTLKDDYFFSALPVVQKRIAQGGVRLAAILNNIFGGNSKLQSI